From one Anguilla rostrata isolate EN2019 chromosome 12, ASM1855537v3, whole genome shotgun sequence genomic stretch:
- the LOC135236023 gene encoding arfaptin-2-like isoform X12, whose product MTDSIMSKAATMEIPINSNGDTGPLPEDDSLEQAAQIQWSLDEKDLQQVMVSGPNLNETSIVSGGYGGTAEGIIPTSSIKGANMHHSSSSQSLTAEEVSRGVAVEKFDIMKKWSINTYKCTKQMISERFGRGSRTVDLELEAQIEVLRDTKLKYENILRLARALTNHFYNMVQTQHALGDTFADLSQKSPELQDEFGYNAETQKLLCKNGETLLGAINFFVSGINTLVNKTMEDTLMTIKMYENARLEFDAYRADLEELNTGPRDAATLARIDTAQQQYQIHKDKYERLRSDVTIKLKFLDENKVKVMHKQLLLFHNAISAYFAGNQQQLEQTLKQFNVKLRPPGSDKPSWLEEQ is encoded by the exons ATGACGGACAGCATCATGAGCAAGGCGGCCACCATGGAGATCCCCATCAACAGCAACGGGGACACGGGGCCCCTCCCTGAGGACGACAGCCTGGAGCAG GCTGCACAGATACAGTGGAGCTTAGATGAGAAG GACCTCCAGCAGGTGATGGTGTCCGGACCGAACCTCAATGAGACCAGCATCGTTTCCGGGGGATACGGAGGCACGGCCGAGGGCATTATTCCCACCAGCTCCATCAAag GGGCTAACATGcatcacagcagcagcagccaatcgCTGACGGCGGAGGAGGTCTCCCGTGGCGTTGCTGTGGAGAAGTTCGACATCATGAAGAAGTGGAGCATCAACACCTACAAG TGCACGAAGCAGATGATCTCGGAGCGTTTTGGGCGGGGCTCGCGGACGGTggacctggagctggaggcACAGATCGAGGTGCTGCGGGACACCAAGTTGAAGTACGAGAACATCCTGCGGCTGGCCCGGGCGCTCACCAACCACTTCTACAACATGGTGCagacccagcatgcactgggggaCACCTTCGCCGACCTCAGCCAGAAGTCGCCAGAGCTGCAG GACGAGTTTGGGTACAACGCAGAGACGCAGAAGCTTTTGTGTAAGAACGGGGAGACCTTGCTGGGCGCCATCAACTTCTTTGTTTCCGGTATCAACACGCTGGTCAACAAGACCATGGAGGACACGCTGATGACCATCAAGATGTACGAGAACGCAAG GCTGGAGTTCGACGCGTACCGCGCggacctggaggagctgaacaCGGGCCCGCGGGACGCCGCCACGCTGGCGCGCATCGACACGGCGCAGCAGCAGTACCAGATCCACAAGGACAAGTACGAGAGGCTGCGCAGCGACGTCACCATCAAGCTCAAGTTCCTGGACGAGAACAAG GTGAAGGTGATGCACAAGCAGCTCCTGCTCTTCCACAACGCCATCTCGGCCTACTTCGCCGGCaaccagcagcagctggagcagacgCTCAAGCAGTTCAACGTCAAGCTGAGGCCGCCGGGCTCGGACAAGCCGTCCTGGCTGGAGGAGCagtga
- the LOC135236023 gene encoding arfaptin-2-like isoform X11, which yields MTDSIMSKAATMEIPINSNGDTGPLPEDDSLEQAAQIQWSLDEKVGNPRLTRDLQQVMVSGPNLNETSIVSGGYGGTAEGIIPTSSIKGANMHHSSSSQSLTAEEVSRGVAVEKFDIMKKWSINTYKCTKQMISERFGRGSRTVDLELEAQIEVLRDTKLKYENILRLARALTNHFYNMVQTQHALGDTFADLSQKSPELQDEFGYNAETQKLLCKNGETLLGAINFFVSGINTLVNKTMEDTLMTIKMYENARLEFDAYRADLEELNTGPRDAATLARIDTAQQQYQIHKDKYERLRSDVTIKLKFLDENKVKVMHKQLLLFHNAISAYFAGNQQQLEQTLKQFNVKLRPPGSDKPSWLEEQ from the exons ATGACGGACAGCATCATGAGCAAGGCGGCCACCATGGAGATCCCCATCAACAGCAACGGGGACACGGGGCCCCTCCCTGAGGACGACAGCCTGGAGCAG GCTGCACAGATACAGTGGAGCTTAGATGAGAAGGTAGGGAACCCCAGATTGaccagg GACCTCCAGCAGGTGATGGTGTCCGGACCGAACCTCAATGAGACCAGCATCGTTTCCGGGGGATACGGAGGCACGGCCGAGGGCATTATTCCCACCAGCTCCATCAAag GGGCTAACATGcatcacagcagcagcagccaatcgCTGACGGCGGAGGAGGTCTCCCGTGGCGTTGCTGTGGAGAAGTTCGACATCATGAAGAAGTGGAGCATCAACACCTACAAG TGCACGAAGCAGATGATCTCGGAGCGTTTTGGGCGGGGCTCGCGGACGGTggacctggagctggaggcACAGATCGAGGTGCTGCGGGACACCAAGTTGAAGTACGAGAACATCCTGCGGCTGGCCCGGGCGCTCACCAACCACTTCTACAACATGGTGCagacccagcatgcactgggggaCACCTTCGCCGACCTCAGCCAGAAGTCGCCAGAGCTGCAG GACGAGTTTGGGTACAACGCAGAGACGCAGAAGCTTTTGTGTAAGAACGGGGAGACCTTGCTGGGCGCCATCAACTTCTTTGTTTCCGGTATCAACACGCTGGTCAACAAGACCATGGAGGACACGCTGATGACCATCAAGATGTACGAGAACGCAAG GCTGGAGTTCGACGCGTACCGCGCggacctggaggagctgaacaCGGGCCCGCGGGACGCCGCCACGCTGGCGCGCATCGACACGGCGCAGCAGCAGTACCAGATCCACAAGGACAAGTACGAGAGGCTGCGCAGCGACGTCACCATCAAGCTCAAGTTCCTGGACGAGAACAAG GTGAAGGTGATGCACAAGCAGCTCCTGCTCTTCCACAACGCCATCTCGGCCTACTTCGCCGGCaaccagcagcagctggagcagacgCTCAAGCAGTTCAACGTCAAGCTGAGGCCGCCGGGCTCGGACAAGCCGTCCTGGCTGGAGGAGCagtga
- the LOC135236023 gene encoding arfaptin-2-like isoform X10 — protein MVSGPNLNETSIVSGGYGGTAEGIIPTSSIKGPAIRFNPAYLDRRPRGPAVGQDLRMKSRGFSIPPSQSAASRITGQSKDTRESAHRPTSPLSPSHPGANMHHSSSSQSLTAEEVSRGVAVEKFDIMKKWSINTYKCTKQMISERFGRGSRTVDLELEAQIEVLRDTKLKYENILRLARALTNHFYNMVQTQHALGDTFADLSQKSPELQDEFGYNAETQKLLCKNGETLLGAINFFVSGINTLVNKTMEDTLMTIKMYENARLEFDAYRADLEELNTGPRDAATLARIDTAQQQYQIHKDKYERLRSDVTIKLKFLDENKVKVMHKQLLLFHNAISAYFAGNQQQLEQTLKQFNVKLRPPGSDKPSWLEEQ, from the exons ATGGTGTCCGGACCGAACCTCAATGAGACCAGCATCGTTTCCGGGGGATACGGAGGCACGGCCGAGGGCATTATTCCCACCAGCTCCATCAAag ggCCCGCAATCCGCTTCAACCCCGCCTATCTGGACCGAAGGCCCAGGGGCCCTGCTGTCGGACAAG ACCTGCGCATGAAGTCCAGGGGGTTTAGCATTCCTCCCAGCCAGTCCGCAGCCAGTCGGATAACCGGCCAATCAAAGGACACCAGAG AGAGTGCACACAGACCCacatctcccctctccccctctcacccagGGGCTAACATGcatcacagcagcagcagccaatcgCTGACGGCGGAGGAGGTCTCCCGTGGCGTTGCTGTGGAGAAGTTCGACATCATGAAGAAGTGGAGCATCAACACCTACAAG TGCACGAAGCAGATGATCTCGGAGCGTTTTGGGCGGGGCTCGCGGACGGTggacctggagctggaggcACAGATCGAGGTGCTGCGGGACACCAAGTTGAAGTACGAGAACATCCTGCGGCTGGCCCGGGCGCTCACCAACCACTTCTACAACATGGTGCagacccagcatgcactgggggaCACCTTCGCCGACCTCAGCCAGAAGTCGCCAGAGCTGCAG GACGAGTTTGGGTACAACGCAGAGACGCAGAAGCTTTTGTGTAAGAACGGGGAGACCTTGCTGGGCGCCATCAACTTCTTTGTTTCCGGTATCAACACGCTGGTCAACAAGACCATGGAGGACACGCTGATGACCATCAAGATGTACGAGAACGCAAG GCTGGAGTTCGACGCGTACCGCGCggacctggaggagctgaacaCGGGCCCGCGGGACGCCGCCACGCTGGCGCGCATCGACACGGCGCAGCAGCAGTACCAGATCCACAAGGACAAGTACGAGAGGCTGCGCAGCGACGTCACCATCAAGCTCAAGTTCCTGGACGAGAACAAG GTGAAGGTGATGCACAAGCAGCTCCTGCTCTTCCACAACGCCATCTCGGCCTACTTCGCCGGCaaccagcagcagctggagcagacgCTCAAGCAGTTCAACGTCAAGCTGAGGCCGCCGGGCTCGGACAAGCCGTCCTGGCTGGAGGAGCagtga
- the LOC135236023 gene encoding arfaptin-2-like isoform X1 → MTDSIMSKAATMEIPINSNGDTGPLPEDDSLEQAAQIQWSLDEKVGNPRLTRDLQQVMVSGPNLNETSIVSGGYGGTAEGIIPTSSIKGPAIRFNPAYLDRRPRGPAVGQDLRMKSRGFSIPPSQSAASRITGQSKDTRESAHRPTSPLSPSHPGANMHHSSSSQSLTAEEVSRGVAVEKFDIMKKWSINTYKCTKQMISERFGRGSRTVDLELEAQIEVLRDTKLKYENILRLARALTNHFYNMVQTQHALGDTFADLSQKSPELQDEFGYNAETQKLLCKNGETLLGAINFFVSGINTLVNKTMEDTLMTIKMYENARLEFDAYRADLEELNTGPRDAATLARIDTAQQQYQIHKDKYERLRSDVTIKLKFLDENKVKVMHKQLLLFHNAISAYFAGNQQQLEQTLKQFNVKLRPPGSDKPSWLEEQ, encoded by the exons ATGACGGACAGCATCATGAGCAAGGCGGCCACCATGGAGATCCCCATCAACAGCAACGGGGACACGGGGCCCCTCCCTGAGGACGACAGCCTGGAGCAG GCTGCACAGATACAGTGGAGCTTAGATGAGAAGGTAGGGAACCCCAGATTGaccagg GACCTCCAGCAGGTGATGGTGTCCGGACCGAACCTCAATGAGACCAGCATCGTTTCCGGGGGATACGGAGGCACGGCCGAGGGCATTATTCCCACCAGCTCCATCAAag ggCCCGCAATCCGCTTCAACCCCGCCTATCTGGACCGAAGGCCCAGGGGCCCTGCTGTCGGACAAG ACCTGCGCATGAAGTCCAGGGGGTTTAGCATTCCTCCCAGCCAGTCCGCAGCCAGTCGGATAACCGGCCAATCAAAGGACACCAGAG AGAGTGCACACAGACCCacatctcccctctccccctctcacccagGGGCTAACATGcatcacagcagcagcagccaatcgCTGACGGCGGAGGAGGTCTCCCGTGGCGTTGCTGTGGAGAAGTTCGACATCATGAAGAAGTGGAGCATCAACACCTACAAG TGCACGAAGCAGATGATCTCGGAGCGTTTTGGGCGGGGCTCGCGGACGGTggacctggagctggaggcACAGATCGAGGTGCTGCGGGACACCAAGTTGAAGTACGAGAACATCCTGCGGCTGGCCCGGGCGCTCACCAACCACTTCTACAACATGGTGCagacccagcatgcactgggggaCACCTTCGCCGACCTCAGCCAGAAGTCGCCAGAGCTGCAG GACGAGTTTGGGTACAACGCAGAGACGCAGAAGCTTTTGTGTAAGAACGGGGAGACCTTGCTGGGCGCCATCAACTTCTTTGTTTCCGGTATCAACACGCTGGTCAACAAGACCATGGAGGACACGCTGATGACCATCAAGATGTACGAGAACGCAAG GCTGGAGTTCGACGCGTACCGCGCggacctggaggagctgaacaCGGGCCCGCGGGACGCCGCCACGCTGGCGCGCATCGACACGGCGCAGCAGCAGTACCAGATCCACAAGGACAAGTACGAGAGGCTGCGCAGCGACGTCACCATCAAGCTCAAGTTCCTGGACGAGAACAAG GTGAAGGTGATGCACAAGCAGCTCCTGCTCTTCCACAACGCCATCTCGGCCTACTTCGCCGGCaaccagcagcagctggagcagacgCTCAAGCAGTTCAACGTCAAGCTGAGGCCGCCGGGCTCGGACAAGCCGTCCTGGCTGGAGGAGCagtga
- the LOC135236023 gene encoding arfaptin-2-like isoform X7 — protein sequence MTDSIMSKAATMEIPINSNGDTGPLPEDDSLEQDLQQVMVSGPNLNETSIVSGGYGGTAEGIIPTSSIKGPAIRFNPAYLDRRPRGPAVGQDLRMKSRGFSIPPSQSAASRITGQSKDTRGANMHHSSSSQSLTAEEVSRGVAVEKFDIMKKWSINTYKCTKQMISERFGRGSRTVDLELEAQIEVLRDTKLKYENILRLARALTNHFYNMVQTQHALGDTFADLSQKSPELQDEFGYNAETQKLLCKNGETLLGAINFFVSGINTLVNKTMEDTLMTIKMYENARLEFDAYRADLEELNTGPRDAATLARIDTAQQQYQIHKDKYERLRSDVTIKLKFLDENKVKVMHKQLLLFHNAISAYFAGNQQQLEQTLKQFNVKLRPPGSDKPSWLEEQ from the exons ATGACGGACAGCATCATGAGCAAGGCGGCCACCATGGAGATCCCCATCAACAGCAACGGGGACACGGGGCCCCTCCCTGAGGACGACAGCCTGGAGCAG GACCTCCAGCAGGTGATGGTGTCCGGACCGAACCTCAATGAGACCAGCATCGTTTCCGGGGGATACGGAGGCACGGCCGAGGGCATTATTCCCACCAGCTCCATCAAag ggCCCGCAATCCGCTTCAACCCCGCCTATCTGGACCGAAGGCCCAGGGGCCCTGCTGTCGGACAAG ACCTGCGCATGAAGTCCAGGGGGTTTAGCATTCCTCCCAGCCAGTCCGCAGCCAGTCGGATAACCGGCCAATCAAAGGACACCAGAG GGGCTAACATGcatcacagcagcagcagccaatcgCTGACGGCGGAGGAGGTCTCCCGTGGCGTTGCTGTGGAGAAGTTCGACATCATGAAGAAGTGGAGCATCAACACCTACAAG TGCACGAAGCAGATGATCTCGGAGCGTTTTGGGCGGGGCTCGCGGACGGTggacctggagctggaggcACAGATCGAGGTGCTGCGGGACACCAAGTTGAAGTACGAGAACATCCTGCGGCTGGCCCGGGCGCTCACCAACCACTTCTACAACATGGTGCagacccagcatgcactgggggaCACCTTCGCCGACCTCAGCCAGAAGTCGCCAGAGCTGCAG GACGAGTTTGGGTACAACGCAGAGACGCAGAAGCTTTTGTGTAAGAACGGGGAGACCTTGCTGGGCGCCATCAACTTCTTTGTTTCCGGTATCAACACGCTGGTCAACAAGACCATGGAGGACACGCTGATGACCATCAAGATGTACGAGAACGCAAG GCTGGAGTTCGACGCGTACCGCGCggacctggaggagctgaacaCGGGCCCGCGGGACGCCGCCACGCTGGCGCGCATCGACACGGCGCAGCAGCAGTACCAGATCCACAAGGACAAGTACGAGAGGCTGCGCAGCGACGTCACCATCAAGCTCAAGTTCCTGGACGAGAACAAG GTGAAGGTGATGCACAAGCAGCTCCTGCTCTTCCACAACGCCATCTCGGCCTACTTCGCCGGCaaccagcagcagctggagcagacgCTCAAGCAGTTCAACGTCAAGCTGAGGCCGCCGGGCTCGGACAAGCCGTCCTGGCTGGAGGAGCagtga
- the LOC135236023 gene encoding arfaptin-2-like isoform X8 has translation MTDSIMSKAATMEIPINSNGDTGPLPEDDSLEQAAQIQWSLDEKVGNPRLTRDLQQVMVSGPNLNETSIVSGGYGGTAEGIIPTSSIKDLRMKSRGFSIPPSQSAASRITGQSKDTRGANMHHSSSSQSLTAEEVSRGVAVEKFDIMKKWSINTYKCTKQMISERFGRGSRTVDLELEAQIEVLRDTKLKYENILRLARALTNHFYNMVQTQHALGDTFADLSQKSPELQDEFGYNAETQKLLCKNGETLLGAINFFVSGINTLVNKTMEDTLMTIKMYENARLEFDAYRADLEELNTGPRDAATLARIDTAQQQYQIHKDKYERLRSDVTIKLKFLDENKVKVMHKQLLLFHNAISAYFAGNQQQLEQTLKQFNVKLRPPGSDKPSWLEEQ, from the exons ATGACGGACAGCATCATGAGCAAGGCGGCCACCATGGAGATCCCCATCAACAGCAACGGGGACACGGGGCCCCTCCCTGAGGACGACAGCCTGGAGCAG GCTGCACAGATACAGTGGAGCTTAGATGAGAAGGTAGGGAACCCCAGATTGaccagg GACCTCCAGCAGGTGATGGTGTCCGGACCGAACCTCAATGAGACCAGCATCGTTTCCGGGGGATACGGAGGCACGGCCGAGGGCATTATTCCCACCAGCTCCATCAAag ACCTGCGCATGAAGTCCAGGGGGTTTAGCATTCCTCCCAGCCAGTCCGCAGCCAGTCGGATAACCGGCCAATCAAAGGACACCAGAG GGGCTAACATGcatcacagcagcagcagccaatcgCTGACGGCGGAGGAGGTCTCCCGTGGCGTTGCTGTGGAGAAGTTCGACATCATGAAGAAGTGGAGCATCAACACCTACAAG TGCACGAAGCAGATGATCTCGGAGCGTTTTGGGCGGGGCTCGCGGACGGTggacctggagctggaggcACAGATCGAGGTGCTGCGGGACACCAAGTTGAAGTACGAGAACATCCTGCGGCTGGCCCGGGCGCTCACCAACCACTTCTACAACATGGTGCagacccagcatgcactgggggaCACCTTCGCCGACCTCAGCCAGAAGTCGCCAGAGCTGCAG GACGAGTTTGGGTACAACGCAGAGACGCAGAAGCTTTTGTGTAAGAACGGGGAGACCTTGCTGGGCGCCATCAACTTCTTTGTTTCCGGTATCAACACGCTGGTCAACAAGACCATGGAGGACACGCTGATGACCATCAAGATGTACGAGAACGCAAG GCTGGAGTTCGACGCGTACCGCGCggacctggaggagctgaacaCGGGCCCGCGGGACGCCGCCACGCTGGCGCGCATCGACACGGCGCAGCAGCAGTACCAGATCCACAAGGACAAGTACGAGAGGCTGCGCAGCGACGTCACCATCAAGCTCAAGTTCCTGGACGAGAACAAG GTGAAGGTGATGCACAAGCAGCTCCTGCTCTTCCACAACGCCATCTCGGCCTACTTCGCCGGCaaccagcagcagctggagcagacgCTCAAGCAGTTCAACGTCAAGCTGAGGCCGCCGGGCTCGGACAAGCCGTCCTGGCTGGAGGAGCagtga
- the LOC135236023 gene encoding arfaptin-2-like isoform X14, translating into MKSRGFSIPPSQSAASRITGQSKDTRESAHRPTSPLSPSHPGANMHHSSSSQSLTAEEVSRGVAVEKFDIMKKWSINTYKCTKQMISERFGRGSRTVDLELEAQIEVLRDTKLKYENILRLARALTNHFYNMVQTQHALGDTFADLSQKSPELQDEFGYNAETQKLLCKNGETLLGAINFFVSGINTLVNKTMEDTLMTIKMYENARLEFDAYRADLEELNTGPRDAATLARIDTAQQQYQIHKDKYERLRSDVTIKLKFLDENKVKVMHKQLLLFHNAISAYFAGNQQQLEQTLKQFNVKLRPPGSDKPSWLEEQ; encoded by the exons ATGAAGTCCAGGGGGTTTAGCATTCCTCCCAGCCAGTCCGCAGCCAGTCGGATAACCGGCCAATCAAAGGACACCAGAG AGAGTGCACACAGACCCacatctcccctctccccctctcacccagGGGCTAACATGcatcacagcagcagcagccaatcgCTGACGGCGGAGGAGGTCTCCCGTGGCGTTGCTGTGGAGAAGTTCGACATCATGAAGAAGTGGAGCATCAACACCTACAAG TGCACGAAGCAGATGATCTCGGAGCGTTTTGGGCGGGGCTCGCGGACGGTggacctggagctggaggcACAGATCGAGGTGCTGCGGGACACCAAGTTGAAGTACGAGAACATCCTGCGGCTGGCCCGGGCGCTCACCAACCACTTCTACAACATGGTGCagacccagcatgcactgggggaCACCTTCGCCGACCTCAGCCAGAAGTCGCCAGAGCTGCAG GACGAGTTTGGGTACAACGCAGAGACGCAGAAGCTTTTGTGTAAGAACGGGGAGACCTTGCTGGGCGCCATCAACTTCTTTGTTTCCGGTATCAACACGCTGGTCAACAAGACCATGGAGGACACGCTGATGACCATCAAGATGTACGAGAACGCAAG GCTGGAGTTCGACGCGTACCGCGCggacctggaggagctgaacaCGGGCCCGCGGGACGCCGCCACGCTGGCGCGCATCGACACGGCGCAGCAGCAGTACCAGATCCACAAGGACAAGTACGAGAGGCTGCGCAGCGACGTCACCATCAAGCTCAAGTTCCTGGACGAGAACAAG GTGAAGGTGATGCACAAGCAGCTCCTGCTCTTCCACAACGCCATCTCGGCCTACTTCGCCGGCaaccagcagcagctggagcagacgCTCAAGCAGTTCAACGTCAAGCTGAGGCCGCCGGGCTCGGACAAGCCGTCCTGGCTGGAGGAGCagtga
- the LOC135236023 gene encoding arfaptin-2-like isoform X3, whose amino-acid sequence MTDSIMSKAATMEIPINSNGDTGPLPEDDSLEQAAQIQWSLDEKVGNPRLTRDLQQVMVSGPNLNETSIVSGGYGGTAEGIIPTSSIKGPAIRFNPAYLDRRPRGPAVGQDLRMKSRGFSIPPSQSAASRITGQSKDTRGANMHHSSSSQSLTAEEVSRGVAVEKFDIMKKWSINTYKCTKQMISERFGRGSRTVDLELEAQIEVLRDTKLKYENILRLARALTNHFYNMVQTQHALGDTFADLSQKSPELQDEFGYNAETQKLLCKNGETLLGAINFFVSGINTLVNKTMEDTLMTIKMYENARLEFDAYRADLEELNTGPRDAATLARIDTAQQQYQIHKDKYERLRSDVTIKLKFLDENKVKVMHKQLLLFHNAISAYFAGNQQQLEQTLKQFNVKLRPPGSDKPSWLEEQ is encoded by the exons ATGACGGACAGCATCATGAGCAAGGCGGCCACCATGGAGATCCCCATCAACAGCAACGGGGACACGGGGCCCCTCCCTGAGGACGACAGCCTGGAGCAG GCTGCACAGATACAGTGGAGCTTAGATGAGAAGGTAGGGAACCCCAGATTGaccagg GACCTCCAGCAGGTGATGGTGTCCGGACCGAACCTCAATGAGACCAGCATCGTTTCCGGGGGATACGGAGGCACGGCCGAGGGCATTATTCCCACCAGCTCCATCAAag ggCCCGCAATCCGCTTCAACCCCGCCTATCTGGACCGAAGGCCCAGGGGCCCTGCTGTCGGACAAG ACCTGCGCATGAAGTCCAGGGGGTTTAGCATTCCTCCCAGCCAGTCCGCAGCCAGTCGGATAACCGGCCAATCAAAGGACACCAGAG GGGCTAACATGcatcacagcagcagcagccaatcgCTGACGGCGGAGGAGGTCTCCCGTGGCGTTGCTGTGGAGAAGTTCGACATCATGAAGAAGTGGAGCATCAACACCTACAAG TGCACGAAGCAGATGATCTCGGAGCGTTTTGGGCGGGGCTCGCGGACGGTggacctggagctggaggcACAGATCGAGGTGCTGCGGGACACCAAGTTGAAGTACGAGAACATCCTGCGGCTGGCCCGGGCGCTCACCAACCACTTCTACAACATGGTGCagacccagcatgcactgggggaCACCTTCGCCGACCTCAGCCAGAAGTCGCCAGAGCTGCAG GACGAGTTTGGGTACAACGCAGAGACGCAGAAGCTTTTGTGTAAGAACGGGGAGACCTTGCTGGGCGCCATCAACTTCTTTGTTTCCGGTATCAACACGCTGGTCAACAAGACCATGGAGGACACGCTGATGACCATCAAGATGTACGAGAACGCAAG GCTGGAGTTCGACGCGTACCGCGCggacctggaggagctgaacaCGGGCCCGCGGGACGCCGCCACGCTGGCGCGCATCGACACGGCGCAGCAGCAGTACCAGATCCACAAGGACAAGTACGAGAGGCTGCGCAGCGACGTCACCATCAAGCTCAAGTTCCTGGACGAGAACAAG GTGAAGGTGATGCACAAGCAGCTCCTGCTCTTCCACAACGCCATCTCGGCCTACTTCGCCGGCaaccagcagcagctggagcagacgCTCAAGCAGTTCAACGTCAAGCTGAGGCCGCCGGGCTCGGACAAGCCGTCCTGGCTGGAGGAGCagtga
- the LOC135236023 gene encoding arfaptin-2-like isoform X4 has translation MTDSIMSKAATMEIPINSNGDTGPLPEDDSLEQDLQQVMVSGPNLNETSIVSGGYGGTAEGIIPTSSIKGPAIRFNPAYLDRRPRGPAVGQDLRMKSRGFSIPPSQSAASRITGQSKDTRESAHRPTSPLSPSHPGANMHHSSSSQSLTAEEVSRGVAVEKFDIMKKWSINTYKCTKQMISERFGRGSRTVDLELEAQIEVLRDTKLKYENILRLARALTNHFYNMVQTQHALGDTFADLSQKSPELQDEFGYNAETQKLLCKNGETLLGAINFFVSGINTLVNKTMEDTLMTIKMYENARLEFDAYRADLEELNTGPRDAATLARIDTAQQQYQIHKDKYERLRSDVTIKLKFLDENKVKVMHKQLLLFHNAISAYFAGNQQQLEQTLKQFNVKLRPPGSDKPSWLEEQ, from the exons ATGACGGACAGCATCATGAGCAAGGCGGCCACCATGGAGATCCCCATCAACAGCAACGGGGACACGGGGCCCCTCCCTGAGGACGACAGCCTGGAGCAG GACCTCCAGCAGGTGATGGTGTCCGGACCGAACCTCAATGAGACCAGCATCGTTTCCGGGGGATACGGAGGCACGGCCGAGGGCATTATTCCCACCAGCTCCATCAAag ggCCCGCAATCCGCTTCAACCCCGCCTATCTGGACCGAAGGCCCAGGGGCCCTGCTGTCGGACAAG ACCTGCGCATGAAGTCCAGGGGGTTTAGCATTCCTCCCAGCCAGTCCGCAGCCAGTCGGATAACCGGCCAATCAAAGGACACCAGAG AGAGTGCACACAGACCCacatctcccctctccccctctcacccagGGGCTAACATGcatcacagcagcagcagccaatcgCTGACGGCGGAGGAGGTCTCCCGTGGCGTTGCTGTGGAGAAGTTCGACATCATGAAGAAGTGGAGCATCAACACCTACAAG TGCACGAAGCAGATGATCTCGGAGCGTTTTGGGCGGGGCTCGCGGACGGTggacctggagctggaggcACAGATCGAGGTGCTGCGGGACACCAAGTTGAAGTACGAGAACATCCTGCGGCTGGCCCGGGCGCTCACCAACCACTTCTACAACATGGTGCagacccagcatgcactgggggaCACCTTCGCCGACCTCAGCCAGAAGTCGCCAGAGCTGCAG GACGAGTTTGGGTACAACGCAGAGACGCAGAAGCTTTTGTGTAAGAACGGGGAGACCTTGCTGGGCGCCATCAACTTCTTTGTTTCCGGTATCAACACGCTGGTCAACAAGACCATGGAGGACACGCTGATGACCATCAAGATGTACGAGAACGCAAG GCTGGAGTTCGACGCGTACCGCGCggacctggaggagctgaacaCGGGCCCGCGGGACGCCGCCACGCTGGCGCGCATCGACACGGCGCAGCAGCAGTACCAGATCCACAAGGACAAGTACGAGAGGCTGCGCAGCGACGTCACCATCAAGCTCAAGTTCCTGGACGAGAACAAG GTGAAGGTGATGCACAAGCAGCTCCTGCTCTTCCACAACGCCATCTCGGCCTACTTCGCCGGCaaccagcagcagctggagcagacgCTCAAGCAGTTCAACGTCAAGCTGAGGCCGCCGGGCTCGGACAAGCCGTCCTGGCTGGAGGAGCagtga